The genome window CTGAACCAGGATGAGATAACCAATGCAGTCCAGTTCTTTATAATAATATTCATACTATTTCCCATAACACCCAATACCACTATCATGGAAGTGATAAATCCCAGGTACATTTTGGGTATAGTGGTTATTGTTGCGTCCATGAGTTTTATTAGTTTCCTTCTCATGAAAAAAACCGGCCCCGAGCGGGGCATACATATTTCTGGCCTTATAGGAGGACTGGTCAACAGCGAAGCCACTACAGGTGCACTGGCAGCACTTGCAAAAAAGAAGCATATCCTGATGGATGTAAGTTACCATGGAATCATCCTGTCCAATGCAACCATGTTGATCAGGAATATGGTAATTGCCTTTATCGTGGACCCCTCAGGTCGCGTCTTGATCATGATGTTGCCCCCGCAATTGCTGCTTACTGCTGCAAACATAGGAATGGTTGTAAAGGATCAACGAATCGACCATATGAAGTATGAAACACTGGAGATTGAATCACCCTTTGCCCTTAAACCTGCATTCAAGTTTGCATTTGGGTTCACAGTACTGATCATACTGGCACATTATCTCAATATCTGGTTCGGGAGTGCCGGTGTCTTTGTATTAGCACTGGGCGGACTGGTGAGTTCGGCGGCTGTAACCGCATCGGTAGGGGCACTTGCCTTTGGTGGTAATCTGTCACCTACCACAGCAGCCCTTGTGGCAGTGCTTGCAAGTATTATCAGTACATCAAATAAAATTATCCTTGTAAGACTGGCTGGTTCAATGGAATTATACGTTAAGGTCAGGCGCAGTTTCCTTGTATTAATGAGTGTGGGAGCAGTTGCGTACCTGTTATGGATATTGGTTATCTATATTGGTGGGCTCTCAATAAAATTATAAAAACCGTGTGCGTACCACGCATGAGATTGCCGGGTGTGGGGTCAAAGGTTTTATAGGTGAATGAAATAGGATAGATAGCAGACCAATATGTCAAGGTGATATTGAAAAATGAGTGATGGTGTTTATGTAGGCTACCCAATACGTTTTGACGATTTACCTATTATGGTGGCTAGTGACTGTGTCGAAATAAAATCCTTCTTCCCTGTCCCATTCAAGGATATACCATCAATTTTCATGGAGTGCGGTGGTGGATTGATAATACGAAAATAATCAGGGATTATTTAATTTTTTTTTATAATATCAAGTATTCAGTAAATAATCTTTATGCGGGAAAACATTAAGAGACAAAAACTGTAAAATAATAGGGAGGATGGAACAAATGAAATTAGATACACTAATCCAGGAATTAGAAGGAATACATGATGATTTTAAACTTATTCCCGTTAAGGATATAGAAGTAGCCGAATGGGTGCGCTGGAAATGTGAATATGGATGTAAAGCATTTGGGAAGCATTTGACATGTCCGCCTTATGCACCAGGGCCAGAAGAGACAAGAAAGTTATTAAAATGCTATGAACAAGCGCTTATCACACGATTTAATAAAGTAGGGCCGAATTTGAAGGTACCACCTGCACATCTCCATCATTACCTCTGGGATGCTATATTAACAATACACAATACGATGTTTGATCTAGAAAGGCATGCTTTCCTTGCAGGCTATTACAAAGCGTTTGCAATGGCTGCACTACCTTGCTCTTTTTGCCGTGATTGTCTGCCAGAGAAAGAGGATTTTGCTTTAGACCACGCAGCTAAGCGATTCTGTAAGCATCAGGATAAAGCAAGACCATCTATGGAGGCATGTGGAATAGACGTATTTAAGACCGTGGGGGCAGCAGGATATGAATTAGAAGTTCGCACATCACATCAAGAGCAGATAACTTTCTTCGGATTGTTGTTGATTGATTGAGCAGTTGAAGTGAAAAACACAAGATTTGGTAGTGTCCTGAATTACGTGGCCTGCGAGTATCATTTAAGTGCGGAAGGTAAAGATATTCAAGATACTCCTTTGAATTGGGTAGATTTTTTAAAACCAAATTACCAGACATAAAGTAGTACACTACCGAAAAATGAGTGATGGCATTTATGTAGGCAACCCAATACGTTTTGACGATTTAGCTGTTATGGTGGTTAGTGTCATGTCAATCCTCATGTATTTCTTCGTTGGTCGAACGTTTTATCTATTCCTGTAATGCACAAAATTGTATATCAAAATTGATGCCACCACCAGCACGATGAAGTAGGGTACATAGTGCTGGACTGGCTCCAGGTATCGCATTACAGTATCGGCAGTCACAGCCCAGAACATGGAAGCAATCAGGGACGCAGACGCTATCACAGGTATGATCTCCCTAACAGAGAAACCCAGGAGTTTTGCAAAACATGCAGTTGCAAGCCCTCCTGTCATCTGGAACGGGATAAAACAAATAATGAAAAGTCCCACAAGGCCGAACTTATGCATCACACCGCTTTTATTGGAAGTGATCATCTCTGAGAAGTTCATGAAAGGTGCCATTAGCGGGAACTGCTTCAACTCTTTATGGAATAATACAAAAATAGGAAGACCTACTAACATGGCCCCGATATCAGATATAAAACTGACCAATATCAGCAAATGAATGGACATCTCCTTGGAGGCACCATGCAGCATAGCGAACTCCCGGCCGGACAGCATCTGGGTACTGAAGACCAGTAGTAACTCCCTCAGCAGTCCAAATTGGTAGAATATGAAAAGCACTATTGAGACCGATATCACTCCTGTTACGAATACTCCTATAAGAAAGCGGTCAGATTCTGTTTTTTCGATGCTCATATTATTTTAGCGATATATCTTTGGTCTGATTATCAGGATTATAGATAACTATTTTCAATTCACTTTCACTAACATCCCCGGCTGTACTCCCGGTATGATTTTGCAGAGCCATCCATTGACACCGCTATGGGTACTTGCTATCATTACTGATTTTGTCATGATGTATCACTATTGTTTGAATATTTTTTTCATGGATTTGCTATGCGCCATCGTATCAGTACACCGTTATCCATTTGTTCCAGTGATACAAGTTCCAGCCCGGCAGCATCCGTATTATCAGCAAACCCTGCGCCGTCGACCAGTGTAGGTGCGTCCTTGCCTCCGAGGAACAGGGCACCAATATAAGTAAAAACTTCATCCACCAGTCCCTGGGATATCAATGACCAGTTCAGGGTCGCCCCCCCTTCTACCATCAGTGTACCAATACCGAGTTCCTTCAACCTGGACATAAGTGCCACAAGATCCACCCGGTACCTGCCAGCGATGATGATCCTGGCTTTTTTCTTGAGTTTTTCGACCCTGTCAGCAGGTGCCGTTTCACTTACTGCGATTATCCTCTCGCCCTCACCCTTCTTGAAAATATCGGCATCAATCGGGGTCCTTGCCATACTGTCCACAACAATCCTTGCAGGATTCTCACACCTGTTACGCTCCTTGCGATTACGTCTTAAGTCTCTTGATTTGACTGTAAGGCTGGGGTCGTCTGCCAGTACCGTGCCTATGCCAACCATTACGGCATCGGCACCTGCACGTAAATGGTCCACCCTCTCAAGATCATTTGCTCCCGAAATCCTGACCTGTTTGCGCTTGTATGTTGAAATCTTACCGTCTGCTGACATGGCCGCATTAATAAATGTATAAGGACGCATCGTTCCTGAATAGACTTTTAGGGTATATATCATTGATTGTTTGGTGAGTATGTAGGTGAACCTCACAGAACTAACTCATATAGAAGTATTAACATCCCCTTCATGCCCAGAGTGTCAGGCAGCAGTTAACATGGTACAATAGATATACTA of ANME-2 cluster archaeon contains these proteins:
- a CDS encoding MgtC/SapB family protein produces the protein MYDLSELATYSTQQWLSYVDPVTYDFLEKFVLSLLIGLLIGIERERKSNTGDIFAGIRTFAIASISGMIATYIAIQQGMPNILYLTMIFFIIVATVIIYIKNVVYRQVGITGGIALFFVFLMGVLVAYEYYLFAIMGAVAVTFLLIEKYTLKNFAVNLNQDEITNAVQFFIIIFILFPITPNTTIMEVINPRYILGIVVIVASMSFISFLLMKKTGPERGIHISGLIGGLVNSEATTGALAALAKKKHILMDVSYHGIILSNATMLIRNMVIAFIVDPSGRVLIMMLPPQLLLTAANIGMVVKDQRIDHMKYETLEIESPFALKPAFKFAFGFTVLIILAHYLNIWFGSAGVFVLALGGLVSSAAVTASVGALAFGGNLSPTTAALVAVLASIISTSNKIILVRLAGSMELYVKVRRSFLVLMSVGAVAYLLWILVIYIGGLSIKL
- a CDS encoding DUF2284 domain-containing protein; this translates as MKLDTLIQELEGIHDDFKLIPVKDIEVAEWVRWKCEYGCKAFGKHLTCPPYAPGPEETRKLLKCYEQALITRFNKVGPNLKVPPAHLHHYLWDAILTIHNTMFDLERHAFLAGYYKAFAMAALPCSFCRDCLPEKEDFALDHAAKRFCKHQDKARPSMEACGIDVFKTVGAAGYELEVRTSHQEQITFFGLLLID
- a CDS encoding 2,5-diamino-6-(ribosylamino)-4(3H)-pyrimidinone 5'-phosphate reductase → MRPYTFINAAMSADGKISTYKRKQVRISGANDLERVDHLRAGADAVMVGIGTVLADDPSLTVKSRDLRRNRKERNRCENPARIVVDSMARTPIDADIFKKGEGERIIAVSETAPADRVEKLKKKARIIIAGRYRVDLVALMSRLKELGIGTLMVEGGATLNWSLISQGLVDEVFTYIGALFLGGKDAPTLVDGAGFADNTDAAGLELVSLEQMDNGVLIRWRIANP
- a CDS encoding small multi-drug export protein; protein product: MSIEKTESDRFLIGVFVTGVISVSIVLFIFYQFGLLRELLLVFSTQMLSGREFAMLHGASKEMSIHLLILVSFISDIGAMLVGLPIFVLFHKELKQFPLMAPFMNFSEMITSNKSGVMHKFGLVGLFIICFIPFQMTGGLATACFAKLLGFSVREIIPVIASASLIASMFWAVTADTVMRYLEPVQHYVPYFIVLVVASILIYNFVHYRNR